The genomic region CTGATCACATGTAGAACGTTTCTAGCAAAACGCTAAATTTGTTGCTCATCTGCCAGCGACTCACTCTTTCGCTGAAGTCCAAAATGATGACATAGAGGTGGTTATTACTTAAGATCAAATCAGAAGAGTATTAGCATTTGGTGATAGACCTGAAGATCCAACAGGTTACCCAGAGCGAATGGTGAAGGGATGTTTTTATCGGATGGGATACACAGGGCACGTCAATGAGATGAATTTTTTAAAAGCGAATATCTCAAGGCCTTATAAATTCTTTATGCATTCGGTAATTCATGCTATGGGGCACAGGAAAGGTGGAGATGATGTTACAGTTGATTACTTGATGTGTATGATTGCAACTCTTACTTTGAACTTACCATACAACTTTTCAAAGTTGATTTTCGAGCAAATGATGACAGACTTGGTTCAAGATAGATTTTTGTAGTATCTGAGGTTTGTGAATATGTTGCTGGATGATTTGATTCCGAATCTTGCAAAGGAAGAATCTGATGTGCTACATTTGGAACATATGACGAATCTATCATTAGATCGGATTCAACAGTATAAGAATCAATTAGAAAAAGATGTTCCTCACTTTAAAAGATTATTTGGTTGTATGAAAGATAAAGATTATATGGCACCGCCTAAAGGCCAATGGAGAAATGATGATACTAATTCTGACAATGAAGACGAAAAGTTAGAaggttttgttgtgaaaagatgtaaatgatttgaaaaagatgattcaaagaaaagaaaagacaAAAAGTAGACGACCACAAAGCAGACTACTggaaagaaaacacaaaaaaacaatGCTTTGGGATGAAGAGAGTGAAGATGAAGTATTTTCTACTACCTTAGACAGAGAAAGATCTGAAAAGACTACTGCTGATACGGCTGAAATTGCTGAAAATATAGAAACTGAAGCATTTGGGGTTACAGGTGGTCAAGCAGATGATGATGAGACTAAAAGTGATAGTGATTTTAAGATTACAAAAATGGCTCCAACAACACATGATCCAAGTGCTAAATTTGAAGAGAGAAGCAAGAGAAAGATAAGGACAATGGATAGTGACGATGAACCATATGTACCTTCTGAACCTGAAACTGTTAAGAGATCATCAAAGTGACAAAAGAACAAAGCTGCTAGAAAGGTAAAGAAAACATGGTCTCCAATGATAAAGAAAACATGAAAAAGAACTAAAGAGCCTATCAAAGAAACAACAACTACTAGAGCTGAACCAGTAGTTACATCTACAAGTGCACCATTTGCATGGTTGCAAAAGTTGTTAGGCACTCCCTAATCAGTTGagcggggagttgagagtacccGGCCTAGGctgagagtactcggggagtactagAACACACTAAATTATAAGGAAATttgtttttggaaattaaatacatgtcaaataaaataaatttactaataattataacaaaatacgtgaaaatgatatttatTCTTTAATATGATTGACATGGaaattatcttttattttttttataagtcAAACGCAGCCTGAGTTGACATACTAGATCTGATTCTAGCCGAGGTTGATTGCTTTTGATCGATTCCAAGTAACTAGGTGGTGTTGAAAAAAGTCGCGTCGGCAACCTACCTTGGAGCGCTTACTTGGACTTGGAAACCTTCTTTTACAACCATGACCATTTTTTAAAGCTGAAGCTAAGCTTGTTATTCCTATTAGAATGCCAACAGCATCACAACCAACACCAAACACTCCTGTACAACCAATATCtcctcaacctcaacctcaaCCTCAATCAAATCCAAGATCGAGATCTACACCTCGACAACAACCTAGTTCTTCTTACAACTTATTCGATGCTGATCGTCCATTTCCGAATATTAACACGATGAATTTAGATTTTTGGAATGATCCAAATGATAAAAAGATAGAGGAACTGGAGAACAAAGTAAAGAAGTTGGAAAGTGAAGTAGTTCAAATGGAAGTTGTTATAACTAGTCTTGTTTCAGAGAACGAGCGATTGAGAAAAGGAGCAAGTGATTTAGAAGCTGACAAAAAGGTGAAAGATCGAAAGATTGATATTCTGTACAAAG from Helianthus annuus cultivar XRQ/B chromosome 10, HanXRQr2.0-SUNRISE, whole genome shotgun sequence harbors:
- the LOC110881477 gene encoding uncharacterized protein LOC110881477; translated protein: MPTASQPTPNTPVQPISPQPQPQPQSNPRSRSTPRQQPSSSYNLFDADRPFPNINTMNLDFWNDPNDKKIEELENKVKKLESEVVQMEVVITSLVSENERLRKGASDLEADKKVKDRKIDILYKVLEKKMEIDFEVEFNQIEIEEAEARVTERARKAATKIEVANADKGKEKVDAIPEIRPKPETDPESEPIDITKFVLNGEVQDIPYETETEKEDDNKEDEEDVDIEGSSHDGDDRWCDNWQK